A window of the Bacillus andreraoultii genome harbors these coding sequences:
- a CDS encoding DsrE/DsrF/DrsH-like family protein, whose translation MSGKVAIIASNNGVFDAYKVFNIATAAASMDQEVAVFFTFEGLNLIHKQANKTLPMPEGKERFAEGFANANVPSIPEMVEMAQGLGVRLIGCQMTMDVMGLTADDFIENVEVGGAVTFLQFAKNADVSLTF comes from the coding sequence ATGAGTGGAAAAGTAGCAATTATAGCAAGTAATAATGGAGTATTTGATGCATACAAAGTGTTTAATATTGCAACAGCCGCAGCCTCAATGGATCAAGAAGTAGCTGTCTTCTTTACTTTTGAAGGGTTAAACTTAATTCATAAACAAGCGAATAAAACATTACCGATGCCTGAAGGGAAAGAACGTTTTGCTGAAGGGTTTGCCAATGCAAATGTTCCTTCTATCCCAGAAATGGTAGAGATGGCACAAGGCTTAGGAGTGAGATTAATTGGCTGTCAAATGACAATGGACGTTATGGGTCTTACTGCAGATGATTTTATTGAAAATGTAGAAGTCGGTGGTGCTGTGACATTTTTACAATTTGCTAAGAATGCGGATGTATCATTAACTTTTTAA
- a CDS encoding acyl-CoA thioesterase, with the protein MGEEMKFSHRLRVRYSEIDGQKIVFNAHYLTYLDIAMSAYFEEGLQMNLADLSQEGTFDFVLAKSTLEYKKSAQLGDWLNIWCKVKKLGHTSFTMDFKITREGELDPILLAEIIYVCYDPEARTSRPVPNFIREKIIRFEKESA; encoded by the coding sequence ATGGGGGAGGAAATGAAATTTTCACATCGGTTACGAGTACGATATTCAGAAATTGACGGGCAAAAAATCGTCTTTAACGCACATTATTTAACTTATTTAGATATTGCTATGTCAGCATATTTTGAAGAAGGCTTACAAATGAATCTTGCTGATCTTTCACAAGAGGGAACATTTGACTTTGTGTTAGCAAAATCAACTTTAGAATATAAAAAGTCAGCCCAACTTGGTGATTGGCTTAATATTTGGTGTAAAGTGAAGAAGCTAGGTCACACTAGTTTTACTATGGACTTTAAGATTACAAGAGAAGGAGAATTAGATCCCATACTTCTAGCTGAAATCATCTATGTTTGTTATGATCCAGAGGCACGGACATCAAGACCTGTTCCTAATTTTATTCGTGAAAAGATTATCCGATTTGAGAAAGAATCTGCTTAG
- a CDS encoding methylated-DNA--[protein]-cysteine S-methyltransferase has product MMTNQNIYWTLLEHNQWNLYIASTDKGLCYVSGNNQSFQEFMNWKNKHLNKNIIQQNDEKNKNYINQLIEYLDGTRQQFDIPIDVYGTDFQKKVWLTLCQVSYSHLSTYSEVAKKIGSERAVRAVGTAIGANPILIVVPCHRIIGKNGTLTGYRGGLDMKQQLLKLEGTIEYNKNYRLKIKNNI; this is encoded by the coding sequence ATGATGACAAATCAAAACATATATTGGACATTACTAGAACATAATCAATGGAATCTCTATATAGCAAGTACAGACAAAGGTCTTTGTTATGTCAGTGGAAATAATCAATCTTTTCAAGAATTCATGAATTGGAAAAACAAACACTTAAATAAAAATATCATACAACAGAACGATGAAAAAAATAAAAATTATATTAACCAATTAATTGAGTATTTAGACGGAACAAGGCAACAATTTGATATCCCTATTGATGTTTATGGGACTGACTTCCAGAAAAAAGTTTGGCTTACATTATGTCAAGTATCATATAGTCATTTGTCAACATACTCAGAAGTTGCTAAGAAGATTGGAAGCGAAAGAGCAGTAAGGGCAGTCGGTACTGCTATTGGGGCAAACCCTATTTTAATAGTAGTACCATGTCACCGAATTATCGGTAAAAATGGTACTTTAACAGGATATCGCGGAGGATTAGACATGAAGCAACAATTATTGAAATTGGAAGGAACAATTGAATATAACAAGAATTATAGATTAAAAATTAAGAATAATATATAA
- a CDS encoding YhgE/Pip domain-containing protein yields MNSFKLFGKEIQQIIKDKKLLIPIIAILFIPLIYGGMFLWSFKDPYAKMSELPVAVVNLDKGATMDDKELQVGKDLVDNLKDNRSFNFQFVSKKKAMNGLENLTYYMVIEIPEDFSENATTLLDDSPKKLQLKYIPNDSYNFLASQIGETAVEKIQTAVANEVSKTYAETMFDTAMEMADGFKTASDGTDKLNNGAIDLKNGSQELKVNLQTLAEKSIEFDKGVKTAGDGSKELASGAGDLSSGLGQLNNAGSKLYSASQEVKAGTDALASGINQAGAGISEMNGKLPQLVDGTGQVMNGLNQLQKQLPEQLAAGLSSQLTGKDSSLMAGINQVNQQINSGLTKKLAPQLSEQLAKGAAAGISEKIANQMEATQAQQMALLKQSLSEKLGPELTNQILAEMAKGSPSPSKEEIQASLNSTIYNSLKPSFSEGINQGISETTKSIDAGFKQLQTGISQQLTKDKLEAQISSAIKKPMSQLTGGLQQVQEGQKTLQKGVGQLAQGAGALQNGVNQLQNGQQQYVSNFGLFTQKLGEAHAGSNKLATGANQLNSGMGQLADGSSQLSDGAGKLADGSVKLADGTDELQSGTNELNEKLGKAADEASSVKATNDTYDMMASPVELNTKHVNKVPNYGTGFAPYFISLGLFVGALLLTIIFPLVDSAGIPRNGFSWYASKFGVMALVGIIQALLIGTIVLYGLDIEVQSVPLFYLFNIITSLTFITLIQFLVTIGGNPGRFVAILILILQLTSSAGTFPLEVIPKAVQFFNPLLPMTYSVKGFKAVISSGDYSYMWQNAGILFAYIFAAILLTLGYFVWKYNKQYRHQETEQSHNLAV; encoded by the coding sequence TTGAACAGTTTTAAATTGTTTGGAAAAGAAATCCAACAAATAATCAAGGATAAGAAATTATTAATACCAATTATTGCAATTTTGTTTATTCCACTTATATATGGTGGGATGTTTCTATGGTCCTTTAAAGATCCATATGCAAAAATGAGCGAACTACCAGTTGCAGTAGTTAACTTAGATAAAGGCGCAACAATGGATGATAAAGAATTACAAGTAGGTAAAGATTTAGTTGATAATTTAAAGGATAATCGTTCCTTTAACTTCCAATTTGTTTCAAAAAAGAAAGCAATGAACGGTTTAGAGAATTTAACTTATTATATGGTTATTGAAATACCAGAGGATTTTTCAGAAAATGCAACAACATTATTAGATGATTCTCCTAAAAAGTTACAATTGAAATACATTCCAAATGACAGTTATAACTTTCTTGCGAGTCAAATTGGAGAGACTGCCGTAGAAAAAATTCAAACAGCAGTTGCAAACGAAGTATCGAAAACATATGCAGAAACCATGTTTGATACAGCAATGGAAATGGCTGATGGTTTTAAAACGGCTAGTGATGGTACCGATAAGTTAAATAATGGTGCAATTGATCTTAAAAATGGTTCTCAAGAATTAAAAGTAAACTTACAAACATTGGCTGAAAAATCAATTGAATTTGACAAAGGTGTTAAAACAGCAGGAGATGGCAGTAAAGAATTAGCCAGTGGTGCGGGCGACCTTTCAAGCGGCCTTGGTCAGTTAAATAATGCAGGTAGCAAGCTATATTCAGCATCACAAGAGGTGAAAGCAGGTACAGATGCTTTAGCTTCTGGTATAAATCAAGCGGGCGCGGGAATATCCGAAATGAACGGGAAATTGCCACAACTCGTAGATGGTACTGGTCAAGTAATGAACGGATTAAATCAACTACAAAAACAACTACCAGAACAATTGGCTGCAGGGTTAAGTAGCCAGTTGACAGGTAAAGATAGTTCATTAATGGCAGGAATTAACCAAGTGAATCAGCAAATTAATAGTGGTTTAACAAAAAAATTAGCCCCACAATTATCTGAGCAGTTAGCAAAAGGTGCTGCAGCTGGGATATCTGAAAAAATTGCTAACCAAATGGAAGCAACGCAAGCTCAACAGATGGCACTATTAAAACAGTCTCTATCTGAAAAATTAGGTCCAGAATTAACGAATCAAATTTTAGCAGAGATGGCAAAAGGCAGTCCATCACCATCAAAAGAGGAAATTCAAGCGAGCCTGAATAGTACGATTTATAATTCACTAAAACCGTCATTCTCAGAAGGAATTAATCAAGGTATTAGTGAAACGACAAAATCAATCGATGCCGGATTTAAACAATTGCAAACAGGCATTAGTCAACAACTTACAAAAGACAAATTAGAAGCACAAATAAGTAGTGCAATTAAAAAACCTATGAGCCAACTTACAGGTGGCCTTCAACAAGTACAAGAAGGTCAAAAGACTCTTCAAAAAGGTGTTGGTCAGTTAGCTCAAGGCGCTGGAGCATTACAAAATGGAGTAAATCAACTTCAAAATGGTCAACAACAATATGTATCTAACTTTGGTTTATTTACTCAAAAATTAGGTGAAGCACATGCTGGATCTAACAAATTAGCTACTGGTGCTAACCAATTAAATTCAGGTATGGGTCAATTAGCTGACGGTTCGAGTCAACTAAGTGATGGTGCAGGTAAACTTGCAGATGGATCTGTGAAATTAGCAGACGGTACGGATGAGCTACAATCCGGAACAAATGAACTCAATGAAAAACTAGGTAAAGCAGCTGATGAAGCAAGTTCAGTTAAGGCAACGAATGACACATATGATATGATGGCAAGTCCAGTAGAACTTAATACGAAGCATGTAAATAAAGTACCAAATTACGGTACTGGATTTGCACCATACTTTATTTCATTAGGGTTGTTCGTCGGAGCTTTACTTCTAACAATTATTTTCCCATTAGTTGATTCAGCGGGAATTCCACGTAATGGATTCAGTTGGTATGCTAGTAAATTTGGTGTCATGGCATTGGTTGGCATCATCCAAGCATTATTAATCGGAACAATCGTTTTATATGGCTTGGATATAGAGGTACAAAGTGTTCCACTATTTTACTTGTTTAATATTATTACAAGTTTAACATTCATTACACTTATTCAATTCTTAGTCACAATCGGCGGCAATCCTGGACGTTTCGTGGCAATTTTAATCTTGATTCTGCAGTTAACATCAAGCGCAGGTACATTTCCATTGGAAGTTATACCGAAAGCAGTACAATTCTTTAACCCATTACTTCCAATGACGTATAGTGTAAAAGGATTTAAAGCAGTCATTTCAAGTGGAGACTACAGTTACATGTGGCAAAATGCTGGTATTTTATTTGCATATATTTTTGCAGCAATCTTATTAACTCTTGGTTATTTTGTTTGGAAATATAATAAACAATATCGTCATCAGGAAACTGAACAAAGTCATAATCTTGCTGTATAA
- a CDS encoding TetR/AcrR family transcriptional regulator, with protein MAVNRKEQIVEAASKSFAMFGYKATSMDQIAKLANVGKGTIYTFFKNKEELLHFIMEELIKEMKTAAEETFEENVTFQKNVHRAIYKMLEYRLKHQLAIKLFEEGKIGTPEVVDALQFFEEGIINYIANILQKAIDSGDIRQCNPRITAFVILKIYVALIFDWEMNNPSLSKEELAKLLDLYIFKGISVDDCYVESTNTGKLGLS; from the coding sequence GTGGCGGTAAATCGGAAAGAGCAAATTGTAGAAGCTGCATCAAAATCGTTTGCTATGTTTGGTTATAAAGCAACATCTATGGATCAAATAGCAAAATTAGCAAATGTTGGGAAAGGAACTATTTACACTTTCTTTAAAAACAAAGAAGAACTATTGCATTTCATCATGGAAGAATTGATAAAAGAGATGAAGACAGCTGCAGAGGAAACGTTTGAGGAAAATGTCACATTTCAAAAGAATGTTCATCGTGCAATCTACAAAATGCTCGAGTATCGACTAAAACATCAGTTAGCTATTAAGCTTTTTGAAGAGGGTAAAATTGGAACTCCAGAGGTCGTTGATGCATTACAATTTTTTGAGGAAGGAATTATCAACTATATTGCAAATATTTTACAAAAGGCAATTGACTCTGGTGATATCCGTCAATGTAACCCAAGAATTACCGCTTTTGTAATCCTTAAAATTTATGTTGCACTAATATTTGACTGGGAAATGAATAACCCGTCATTATCTAAAGAAGAATTAGCAAAACTACTAGATCTGTACATTTTTAAAGGCATTTCTGTTGACGACTGTTACGTCGAATCCACAAACACGGGGAAACTAGGATTGTCATAA
- a CDS encoding ATP-dependent helicase — MINHNKITNQEEMKRKHYHPFPTGAKVKEIHKANLASSETTEELVKNDEIDAFYFRSLENRGIKLNKSQLQAIRHFEGPALVLAGAGSGKTRVLTSRVGYLIMCQQVHPNQILLLTFTKKAADEMKERLSTLPGLSRNMTKNVLTGTYHSIFLQILRSQGDGRKILSNEKHKHTILKIIMKEMNLSDTYEPETILAILSDYKNKMMTVHELPESSPIEKEVKSILLKYEQRKTENNYMDFDDILLDSYQLLKRNSAILHALQIRFRFILCDEWQDTNPIQYELIKMLAAPENNLFVVGDDDQTIFEFNGADSSIILNFSQHFQGTKTYFLNINYRSTTTIVGLANAIISFNKNRYSKRLDGTVEGEKCPYFIRPTSADVEAKIIVDHILSDVQNGKRNFKDFAILYRNNSNNRAIFDELVLRGIPFVTYGNSNTFYELSLIKSVIDHMRLSIDGRNLEAAKGVLPSLYLNREKAGLFIEEEELFKSEKNVLNHVLRFPHLKTFQKNQIKERIQLIEGLKEKKPIKAIKAIRNVYDKYMETDERKNVTVHKEIMREMLSELEASAKRFETIHDFLLFVDGIIEKKTQMEEWRNDQGANVIKLMTIHKAKGLEFPVVFVIAASDSILPHRSAIEAEVREDLIFKGEKKLELAIEEERRLMYVAVSRAQEELYISSPSEYRGEKVPVSRFLVEAFTDSNEPNSSIWERTVNEKTNRRIKKKEKRLVESSLV; from the coding sequence ATGATAAATCATAATAAAATTACGAACCAAGAGGAAATGAAACGAAAACATTATCATCCATTTCCGACAGGTGCAAAAGTAAAAGAGATACATAAGGCCAACTTGGCAAGTAGTGAAACGACGGAAGAACTCGTTAAAAACGATGAAATCGATGCCTTCTATTTTCGTTCTTTAGAAAACCGTGGGATTAAACTGAATAAGTCACAATTACAAGCCATACGTCATTTCGAGGGTCCCGCACTTGTTTTAGCAGGAGCAGGTAGTGGAAAGACACGGGTACTTACGTCACGAGTAGGATATTTAATTATGTGTCAGCAAGTTCATCCAAATCAAATTTTATTATTAACATTTACAAAAAAAGCCGCCGATGAAATGAAAGAAAGATTATCGACGTTACCTGGTCTTTCTCGGAATATGACGAAAAATGTTTTAACAGGTACATACCATTCGATTTTTCTTCAAATATTACGGAGTCAAGGGGATGGAAGGAAAATCTTAAGTAACGAGAAACATAAACATACGATTTTGAAAATTATAATGAAGGAAATGAATCTATCTGATACTTACGAGCCGGAGACGATTCTCGCAATACTTTCAGACTATAAAAATAAAATGATGACTGTTCACGAATTACCAGAATCATCACCCATTGAAAAAGAAGTGAAATCTATACTATTAAAATACGAACAGAGGAAAACAGAAAATAATTATATGGACTTTGATGATATTCTTCTCGATTCCTATCAACTATTAAAACGGAATTCAGCAATACTGCATGCGCTGCAAATCCGTTTTCGTTTTATTTTATGCGATGAGTGGCAAGATACAAACCCTATTCAATACGAACTTATAAAAATGTTAGCAGCACCCGAAAATAATCTGTTTGTTGTTGGGGATGACGATCAAACAATTTTCGAATTTAATGGTGCAGATTCGTCTATCATTTTAAATTTCAGTCAACATTTTCAAGGAACGAAGACGTATTTTCTCAATATTAATTACCGTTCAACAACGACGATAGTTGGATTGGCGAATGCAATCATTTCATTTAATAAAAACCGTTATAGCAAAAGGCTAGATGGAACTGTTGAAGGTGAGAAATGTCCGTATTTTATTCGACCAACTTCTGCTGATGTAGAGGCAAAAATAATTGTAGATCATATTTTGAGTGATGTTCAGAACGGAAAAAGAAATTTTAAAGATTTTGCCATCTTATACCGTAATAACAGTAATAACCGGGCTATTTTTGACGAACTCGTATTACGTGGAATTCCATTTGTTACGTATGGAAATTCGAACACTTTTTATGAACTTTCACTAATTAAGTCAGTTATTGATCATATGCGTTTATCGATAGATGGTAGAAATTTAGAGGCGGCTAAAGGGGTGTTACCAAGTTTATATCTTAATCGAGAGAAAGCTGGTTTATTTATTGAAGAAGAGGAATTGTTTAAGTCAGAAAAAAATGTGTTAAATCATGTATTACGCTTTCCTCATTTAAAAACTTTTCAAAAAAACCAAATTAAAGAACGAATTCAACTGATTGAAGGACTAAAAGAAAAAAAGCCGATTAAAGCAATTAAGGCAATCAGAAATGTATATGACAAATATATGGAAACAGATGAACGGAAGAACGTTACGGTTCATAAAGAAATTATGCGAGAAATGCTGTCTGAGCTTGAGGCATCTGCGAAACGATTTGAAACAATTCATGACTTTCTTCTTTTTGTGGATGGGATTATTGAGAAAAAGACCCAAATGGAAGAGTGGCGGAATGACCAAGGAGCTAATGTAATAAAGCTCATGACGATTCATAAGGCAAAGGGTTTGGAGTTTCCAGTTGTTTTTGTTATTGCAGCTTCAGATTCAATATTACCTCATAGATCGGCAATTGAAGCGGAAGTCCGTGAAGATCTTATTTTTAAAGGGGAAAAAAAGCTGGAACTTGCTATTGAAGAAGAGAGGAGGTTAATGTATGTTGCTGTGAGCCGTGCGCAAGAAGAACTTTATATTAGTTCACCGTCTGAATATCGTGGTGAAAAAGTACCCGTATCACGTTTCCTCGTTGAAGCATTTACTGACTCAAACGAGCCAAATTCCTCAATCTGGGAACGTACAGTTAATGAGAAAACTAATCGAAGAATAAAAAAGAAGGAAAAGCGACTTGTTGAATCATCTCTTGTTTAG
- a CDS encoding Cof-type HAD-IIB family hydrolase, whose translation MHKDIRLIALDMDGTLLNQNHEISSENKKAIENAKADGIEVVISTGRPYKHIEQYIDELNLDSYFVTINGGEVWDGAGNLLERHLLATEHVGLMWNLVNTYKTDYWAITTTGLYHNNYPENRKIDRDEWVKFGFEIADDHIRNTIQLELKKHNLEVTNSSPTNLEVNPAGINKGSALEGICKRMNLSMEQVMAIGDSLNDLAMIQKAGIGVAMGNAQETIKKAADWTTTTNLDDGVAKAIYRILR comes from the coding sequence ATGCATAAGGATATTCGACTGATTGCCTTAGACATGGATGGCACTTTATTAAATCAAAATCATGAAATTTCATCTGAAAATAAAAAAGCAATCGAAAATGCAAAGGCAGATGGAATTGAAGTTGTTATTAGTACGGGTAGACCGTATAAACATATTGAACAGTATATAGATGAACTCAATCTAGACTCCTATTTTGTAACCATTAATGGTGGAGAAGTTTGGGATGGAGCTGGGAATTTACTTGAGCGTCATTTATTGGCAACAGAACATGTTGGGTTAATGTGGAACTTAGTAAATACATATAAAACAGATTATTGGGCGATTACGACTACTGGGCTTTACCATAATAATTATCCGGAAAATCGAAAAATAGATCGTGATGAATGGGTGAAATTTGGCTTTGAAATTGCTGATGACCATATCCGAAATACAATACAACTAGAATTGAAGAAACATAACCTAGAAGTAACGAATTCAAGCCCAACAAATTTAGAAGTAAACCCAGCTGGTATAAATAAAGGGAGTGCACTGGAAGGAATTTGTAAGAGAATGAACTTGTCAATGGAGCAGGTCATGGCCATTGGCGATAGTTTAAATGATCTTGCTATGATACAAAAGGCTGGGATTGGTGTTGCTATGGGTAATGCTCAAGAAACGATAAAAAAAGCAGCGGACTGGACAACTACAACGAATTTGGATGACGGAGTAGCTAAAGCCATTTATCGGATTTTACGTTAA
- a CDS encoding CBO0543 family protein, translating into MALLIITVIFSLGAIVFVRKQITLLEMYTTSLFATIFATLGDLYLDVKLNWYGFFRPGVDWKYIPILLVVYPAFNIVYLNLFPFGKSLLKKAIYILIISFITTGFEYIAMLTEVFYHKQWKLSYSFISYFIIYFLLYWNLLFIRRLQ; encoded by the coding sequence ATGGCTTTGTTAATAATCACCGTCATTTTCTCGCTTGGTGCGATTGTATTTGTTAGAAAACAGATAACTTTACTAGAGATGTATACGACATCACTGTTTGCAACTATATTTGCTACATTAGGCGATTTATACTTAGATGTAAAATTAAATTGGTACGGTTTTTTTCGTCCTGGTGTCGATTGGAAATACATACCAATATTATTAGTTGTTTATCCAGCATTTAATATTGTATATTTAAATTTATTTCCTTTTGGAAAATCCTTGCTAAAGAAAGCCATTTATATTCTCATCATTTCCTTTATTACAACGGGATTTGAATACATTGCAATGTTAACAGAAGTTTTTTATCATAAGCAATGGAAGCTGTCTTATTCATTCATTAGCTATTTCATCATTTATTTTCTTCTTTATTGGAATCTCCTTTTTATTCGAAGGTTACAATAG
- the istA gene encoding IS21 family transposase, translating into MNVKQQIIKMHLEGKSQRKIAKELKKSRNTVKKYIKEFENSKLTDVRNLPIPEEIIKPPTYTKRVGRKRVLSDEIIEKIRGYIKENEWKRENNLGKQQMKIIDMHEKLIEEGCEISYTTVRNFVNTELAKKNEVFIRRNCEPGYEVEFDWGEIKIEVNGKLRSYSLAVFTLAHSNYRFAKIYESETMVCVLDIHSLFIEHIGFIPTVFTYDNMRTVVKSFIGSEREITDGMKNISDYYGFKIRLCEPRKGNEKGHVERSVEYIRRKAFSSNYKFTSLKEAEEHLTRVLIRINQQLHHQHLLKHIELMEHERSVSKPAITPFDVAELIECRVDKYSTVVIKQNHYSVPEGHVGKFIKAKVGAEKIKLFIDGELVAEHKRNWGLHQWEMNIYHYLKTFEKKKGAIAQSECLKQAPDEIKMIYTNYYTGNEKDFIELLLYIQEKDNLGQVLEAIEKLNNIRFGFVTTERIQFICEQTNTDKLTDENKDDIMKQSERNLKAYADMFDQSEEGDILYG; encoded by the coding sequence TTGAATGTGAAACAACAAATAATAAAGATGCATTTGGAGGGAAAAAGTCAGAGGAAGATTGCAAAAGAATTGAAAAAATCTAGAAATACAGTAAAAAAATATATAAAGGAGTTCGAAAATAGTAAGTTAACGGATGTTCGAAATTTACCAATACCAGAGGAGATTATAAAACCACCAACTTACACAAAAAGAGTTGGTAGGAAAAGAGTATTAAGTGATGAAATTATCGAGAAAATTCGAGGATATATAAAAGAAAATGAGTGGAAAAGAGAGAATAATTTAGGTAAACAACAAATGAAAATCATTGATATGCATGAAAAGTTGATAGAGGAAGGGTGTGAAATTAGTTATACCACAGTACGTAATTTTGTAAACACGGAGCTAGCAAAGAAAAACGAGGTATTCATACGTAGAAATTGCGAACCTGGTTATGAAGTGGAATTTGATTGGGGAGAAATTAAAATCGAGGTGAATGGAAAATTAAGAAGCTATTCCCTAGCGGTTTTCACTTTAGCACATAGTAATTATCGATTTGCGAAAATCTATGAGTCTGAAACCATGGTTTGTGTTTTAGACATCCATTCCTTATTTATTGAACACATTGGTTTTATCCCTACGGTATTTACCTATGACAATATGAGGACTGTGGTTAAATCGTTCATAGGATCAGAAAGGGAAATCACCGACGGTATGAAAAATATTTCAGATTATTATGGGTTTAAAATTCGACTATGTGAACCAAGAAAGGGAAATGAAAAAGGCCACGTTGAACGTAGTGTAGAGTACATTCGTAGAAAGGCATTTTCATCAAATTATAAATTTACAAGTTTAAAAGAGGCAGAGGAACATTTGACAAGGGTACTAATAAGAATCAACCAGCAGTTACATCACCAGCATTTATTAAAACACATTGAATTAATGGAACACGAAAGGTCTGTATCCAAGCCAGCAATAACTCCTTTTGACGTTGCAGAGTTAATAGAATGTCGGGTGGATAAGTATAGTACAGTTGTCATAAAACAGAATCATTATTCTGTGCCAGAAGGACATGTTGGGAAATTTATTAAAGCAAAAGTAGGAGCTGAAAAAATCAAACTATTTATCGATGGGGAGCTTGTAGCAGAACACAAACGGAATTGGGGCTTACATCAGTGGGAAATGAATATTTATCACTATCTAAAAACCTTTGAAAAGAAAAAAGGTGCCATAGCTCAAAGTGAATGTTTGAAGCAGGCACCGGATGAAATTAAAATGATATACACCAATTATTATACAGGAAATGAAAAAGACTTCATAGAGTTACTTTTATATATTCAAGAAAAAGATAATTTAGGGCAAGTGTTAGAAGCTATTGAGAAACTAAATAATATTCGCTTTGGTTTTGTCACTACAGAAAGAATACAATTCATCTGTGAGCAAACCAATACTGACAAGTTAACTGATGAGAACAAGGACGACATCATGAAACAGTCAGAAAGAAATCTAAAAGCCTACGCAGATATGTTTGATCAATCTGAAGAAGGAGATATCTTATATGGATAA
- the istB gene encoding IS21-like element helper ATPase IstB, whose protein sequence is MDKRQEIIELCKELRLPSIRRMVNDESNFKKPDEAFEVLLQVLHQEHSDRLIRSKQNRIRTANFPQKKLLEELVESSLPDQARQKLPYLKTLKFIEEGQNVIFTGSPGTGKSHISIALGIEACLAGYKVFFATVPSLINQLKEYKSERTLRSFELKFERYDLVIIDELGYISFDKEGAELLFTHLSLRAGRKSTIITSNLPFLKWQEIFHDPVLTAALTDRLTHKSHVINMNGPSFRMKETKAWMNLNKFEVAQN, encoded by the coding sequence ATGGATAAAAGGCAAGAGATTATTGAGCTGTGTAAGGAATTGCGTTTGCCTAGTATTCGAAGGATGGTCAATGATGAAAGTAATTTCAAAAAACCGGATGAGGCATTTGAAGTGTTACTTCAGGTGCTTCATCAAGAACATAGCGACCGACTGATACGGTCGAAACAGAATCGAATACGTACAGCCAATTTCCCACAGAAAAAATTATTGGAAGAATTAGTTGAAAGTTCTTTACCTGATCAGGCCCGACAAAAGTTACCTTATTTAAAAACGTTAAAGTTTATTGAAGAAGGACAAAATGTGATTTTTACAGGTTCACCCGGTACGGGGAAGTCGCACATTTCTATAGCACTCGGTATAGAAGCCTGTTTAGCTGGATATAAAGTCTTCTTTGCGACAGTACCATCTCTAATTAATCAACTTAAAGAATACAAATCTGAAAGAACTCTTCGCTCATTTGAATTGAAATTTGAAAGATATGATTTAGTAATCATTGATGAACTTGGATATATCTCATTTGATAAAGAAGGAGCAGAACTATTATTTACGCATTTATCATTACGTGCAGGGAGAAAGTCTACAATCATTACAAGCAATTTACCATTTTTAAAATGGCAAGAAATCTTTCATGATCCAGTTTTAACAGCTGCCTTAACGGATCGGCTTACACATAAGTCACATGTTATTAATATGAATGGGCCATCTTTTAGAATGA